The Anabaena sp. PCC 7108 region CCAAAAAGTCTTGAGAAATTCAATTAGGGGATTTCAGCCTATTTCCTTGTAATTTCACTTTGCAAGATTATCTCTTTACTCATACAATTTTAGACTAGGTGCAGTTCTTGAGAACAAAATCCTAAATTTATAAGTCCGTTCACAGGTCAGGGTGTAAGAGCTATCACTAAACTACAAATGGTAGATAGGATAAATGATATCGCTTGGCAAGCTCACCAGGGTAGCGTCGCTGCGATTATTCAACTGTTGAATGAAAAGCTAGTTATGTCTGGTGTCAGAACTAGAGCTATTTTTGCTGATGGTGTATTACAACTTTTGTGTGAGGCTGCTACAGTAGAACAACTTGAGCAATCTCCTTTAGTACAGGAAATTCAGCAAATTCTGGATACAACTGCACCGCGTAACATTCGTAAAGTCAATATTAATAGTCGGATTGTTCGTGAGGAGCAATTATTGTGGCTAGAAGAAATTAACCGTGGTCGAGAAAATCAATTACTTTGGTCGCAGGAAATTACACTATCTCCACCTGGTTTTGTCAAACAATTAATTCAAGATTTTACAGCAGCCTATGCTGAATCAGAAAAACAGATTTTACCTAAAGCACAATCTCTACTGACTAACAAATATAAACATAAGCATTCAGCAAAGAAGGGGATAATAGGGGGAGCCAGTTTATTCACAATCCTTTTGCTTGCTTGGCTGGTTAGTTCTGGTTTAGGAAATACACTTAGGAATTTCATACCGTTAGAAATTTCACCATCTTTTAAAACAGCAAATGAGATTAAATCACAAAGATCATCCCGTGCTGTTAACAGAAATCTTTCTAACCCATCTAATAATTCATCGGATGACCCATTTGCAGATGCTGTGCGATTTGCTAACCAAGCTTCTGCTGCTGGTAAAACAGCTACAACTTCAACTCAATGGTGGGAATTAGCTGCTACATGGCAACGGGCTTCTGATTTAATGGGTAAAGTTCCTCCTAATCATGGACGCTATCAAGAGGCACAAATTCGGACGAAGTTATACAAGGAATATAGTAAGACAGCGCAGACAGAAGCGGAGAAAATCAAGTCAACTCCTGCGGGAAATTAAAAATCTAAAATCTGTTCTCTGTAGAGACGTTTCCTGAAACGTCTCTACAATGTATGAGATTTTACCTAAACACTCATTTCCAACATCCGTTGCATTGGTCGCAGCGCAGCTATACGAATTTCTTCTGATAACGTAATTTCTGGGGTGCGATTTTTCATGGCTAAATACAACTTTTCTAGAGTATTTAACCGCATAAATGGACATTCGTTACAATTACAATCTCTTTGCGGTGGTGCGGGAATAAAGTGTTTGTCAGGTGCTAGTTTTTGCATCTGGTGGATTATTCCTGGCTCTGTAGCCACGATAAATTCCTGTGTAGGACTTTTTTGACAATAATTAAGTAAGGCGGCTGTAGAGCCAATAAAGCTGGCATGACGCAAAACGCTGGTTTCACATTCTGGGTGTGCGATCGCTTCTGCTTGTGGATGTGTAATTTTTAATTGAACTATTTTCTTTTCGGAAAAAGTCTCATGGACAATACAACTACCTTGCCATAACAGCATTTCCCGTTCTGTTTGTTCCATTACATATCGTCCCAAATTCCGATCTGGGGCGAAAATAATCTGCTGTTCTTTGGGTATTTGCTGGACAATTTTCACAGCGTTAGAACTGGTACAGATAATATCGCTCATGGCCTTGATTTTGGCAGAGCAATTAATGTAAGAAATTACTAAATGATTTGGGTGTGCAGTTTTGAAAGCGGCAAACTCTTCTGGGGGACAACTATCAGCTAAGGAACAACCAGCATTTAAATCTGGTAACAATACCAATTTATCAGGATTGAGAATTTTCGCTGTTTCGGCCATGAAGTGAACACCAGCAAACACAATTACATCTGCTTTGGTATTGGCTGCGGCTCTTGCTAATTGTAGGGAATCACCAATAAAGTCGGCAATATCTTGAATATCGGGATCTTGATAATAGTGGGCTAATATCACCGCGTTGAGTTCTGTTTTTAGATCCTCAATGGCCGCAAATAAATCTAATGGTAGAATGCCTGATTTTGGTTGAGTAAGTGTAGTCGTAAACACAATTAAAAACTGCTTTTAATTACAAATTATTACCTTGTGAATTTAATTATAGTAGTTTTTACCAAAAATAGTGGGAGATTGATATTAGCAATTTATGTCCAAATTCCGGTAGAGTTTCATATCCTGGAGATATACGGCTTTTTAAAGTGGCATGACAAGTCAGAAAACTCAATCAATAACCCTCAAAATTGCTGTAATTGGGGATGTTCACGACCAATGGGAATTAGAAGACGGTATAGCACTCAAGCATCTGGGTGTTGATTTGGTGCTGTTTGTCGGAGATTTCGGTAATGAATCG contains the following coding sequences:
- the nadA gene encoding quinolinate synthase NadA; the encoded protein is MFTTTLTQPKSGILPLDLFAAIEDLKTELNAVILAHYYQDPDIQDIADFIGDSLQLARAAANTKADVIVFAGVHFMAETAKILNPDKLVLLPDLNAGCSLADSCPPEEFAAFKTAHPNHLVISYINCSAKIKAMSDIICTSSNAVKIVQQIPKEQQIIFAPDRNLGRYVMEQTEREMLLWQGSCIVHETFSEKKIVQLKITHPQAEAIAHPECETSVLRHASFIGSTAALLNYCQKSPTQEFIVATEPGIIHQMQKLAPDKHFIPAPPQRDCNCNECPFMRLNTLEKLYLAMKNRTPEITLSEEIRIAALRPMQRMLEMSV